From a region of the Patescibacteria group bacterium genome:
- a CDS encoding TraR/DksA C4-type zinc finger protein: MAKPKKRKIRVAQQVKQVITFPAKVLEPVRSFLSREEKRLQKRKKEISEADPFQDNRRLSDNAAPDADAEEQSGHERAKAIRDQVDRKLIQIRKALSRIKIGKYGICEKCGKMIDTDRLMIMPETTVCVDCEKKKGK, encoded by the coding sequence TTGGCGAAACCAAAGAAAAGAAAAATTAGAGTGGCTCAACAGGTCAAACAAGTAATTACTTTTCCTGCTAAGGTTTTAGAGCCAGTCAGAAGCTTTCTTAGTCGAGAAGAAAAAAGACTTCAGAAAAGGAAAAAAGAAATAAGTGAAGCTGATCCTTTTCAAGATAACCGTCGTCTTTCTGATAACGCGGCTCCCGATGCTGATGCTGAGGAACAATCTGGTCATGAGCGAGCGAAGGCCATAAGAGATCAAGTTGATCGCAAATTAATTCAGATTAGGAAGGCCTTAAGTCGGATTAAAATTGGCAAATATGGTATTTGTGAGAAGTGTGGTAAGATGATTGACACTGATCGCTTGATGATTATGCCTGAAACAACAGTCTGTGTTGATTGCGAAAAGAAAAAAGGAAAGTAG
- a CDS encoding RluA family pseudouridine synthase: protein MTTSLSPKIIFEDKVILVIDKPAGMVVNRAETTKEKTIQDWVGDYLKIKGRGVGDRAGIVHRLDKETSGLLLIAKTPKAFENLQKQFKERKVEKCYLALVHGKIEPKEGVIEVPISRSPYNRQKFGVFLGGRPAKTGYKVKKYYSDYSLLELFPKTGRTHQIRVHLKHLGHPVVADEKYAGRKIARKDRQWCPRQFLHASYLNFIHPDTGRKIGFNSPLPKDLKRVLNSLNNK from the coding sequence GTGACAACTTCTTTAAGCCCCAAGATTATTTTTGAAGACAAAGTTATTCTTGTGATCGATAAACCAGCCGGGATGGTCGTTAATCGAGCCGAAACAACTAAAGAAAAGACAATTCAAGATTGGGTTGGTGATTATTTAAAAATTAAGGGGAGGGGAGTCGGTGATCGGGCTGGGATTGTCCATCGTTTAGACAAAGAAACTAGTGGTTTGCTTTTAATTGCCAAAACACCAAAAGCCTTTGAAAATCTTCAAAAACAATTTAAAGAAAGAAAAGTAGAGAAGTGTTATCTTGCCTTAGTTCATGGAAAGATTGAACCAAAAGAGGGTGTAATTGAAGTCCCAATCTCTCGCAGTCCTTATAATCGTCAAAAATTTGGGGTTTTTTTGGGAGGGAGGCCAGCCAAGACAGGTTACAAAGTGAAAAAATATTATTCTGATTACAGTTTACTAGAATTGTTTCCCAAGACTGGTCGAACCCACCAGATTCGAGTCCACTTGAAACATTTAGGTCATCCGGTTGTCGCTGATGAAAAATATGCGGGGCGGAAAATTGCCAGGAAAGACCGTCAGTGGTGTCCTCGCCAATTTCTTCATGCTTCCTATTTAAATTTTATTCATCCAGATACTGGAAGGAAAATTGGGTTTAACAGTCCACTTCCAAAAGATTTAAAAAGAGTTTTGAATAGCTTGAATAATAAGTAA
- the efp gene encoding elongation factor P: MISVNDLRSGTTFKLDGVPFQVLQYKHTKLGRGNANIKVKARNLRTGAITEKTFISGAKVEPIETLVKTLEFLYQDGNNLYFMDPQNFEQFSLDKSVLGERVKYLAEEGKVKTIFYEDKPLSVELPNSIVLEVISAPPGVKGDTTTASTKPVTLVNSLIIQVPLFIKKGDKIKVDTRSGTYIKRVK, from the coding sequence ATGATTTCTGTTAATGATTTAAGATCAGGAACTACTTTTAAACTCGATGGGGTTCCTTTCCAGGTTCTCCAGTACAAACACACTAAGCTAGGCCGGGGGAACGCCAATATTAAAGTTAAAGCCCGGAATTTAAGGACAGGGGCGATTACGGAAAAGACCTTTATTTCCGGGGCTAAGGTTGAGCCAATTGAAACCTTGGTTAAAACTCTTGAGTTTCTTTATCAGGATGGCAACAATCTTTATTTCATGGATCCTCAGAACTTTGAACAATTTTCTCTCGACAAATCAGTTCTAGGAGAGAGAGTGAAGTATTTGGCTGAAGAGGGTAAGGTTAAAACCATTTTTTATGAAGACAAGCCTTTGTCAGTTGAATTGCCCAATTCCATTGTTTTAGAAGTGATTAGTGCCCCTCCTGGAGTTAAGGGTGATACCACCACCGCTTCGACCAAGCCAGTGACTTTAGTCAATAGTTTAATTATTCAAGTTCCTTTATTTATTAAAAAGGGAGATAAGATTAAGGTTGATACCCGGTCAGGTACTTATATTAAAAGGGTTAAGTGA
- a CDS encoding cation:proton antiporter, giving the protein MVNLSLVWTVAIVCGLAFLGGFLAKKLKQSTIIGYLLAGILLGSWMINYLQAGQILSGLAEIGVAFLMFTIGLELSLKRLYRVRDIVLWGGILEILGVIFLGVLVLPLFGFDFYSSLFMAAAFSLSSTAVVVKILSERGELDTLHGEIMLGWLLIQDLAVLPMVVILPAIAGVGNGGWGEFVLSVIKAIGFLIVTILLGKNVLPFVIGKIADLKSRELLLLAVVAICLFLALASAALGLSIALGAFLAGIIISETSERHAIFSQIRPLRDIFAILFFVSLGMFLTPKFLLVNLLPILGLSLGIIFFKFLIILILTFYLGYHARTGILVSFGLVQVGEFAFILASLGLNRGLIDSYLYSLILSVTTLTLLLTPGLIFLAPKFYLRLRKISQKHFPKLYQYLFTRYDSSRPLAAGLALENHVVICGHGRVGSWIARALRMLGIPFIVIDYDHQVINVLKKEGIPALYGDPADIDVLDYAQVDKAKVVILAIPDEITQEMVVTNCQNLNSKIKIISRIHHASDQSRLKALGVASIIQPEFEAALSIIHRSLHFFGIDKEEIAKKIKRIKIEHGVE; this is encoded by the coding sequence ATGGTTAATCTTTCTTTAGTTTGGACCGTTGCCATTGTTTGTGGTTTAGCCTTTTTGGGCGGTTTTTTAGCGAAGAAACTTAAGCAATCAACGATTATTGGTTACTTATTGGCTGGGATTCTCCTTGGTTCTTGGATGATTAACTATCTTCAGGCAGGCCAGATTCTTTCGGGCTTGGCGGAAATCGGTGTGGCTTTTCTGATGTTTACGATTGGTTTAGAACTTTCTTTGAAGCGGCTCTATCGGGTTCGGGATATTGTTCTCTGGGGCGGCATTCTGGAAATTTTAGGCGTCATTTTTCTAGGAGTTTTGGTTTTACCTCTTTTTGGCTTTGATTTTTACTCTTCTTTGTTTATGGCGGCTGCCTTTTCTCTTTCCTCAACAGCCGTGGTCGTCAAAATCCTTTCCGAAAGGGGTGAGCTAGACACCCTTCATGGAGAAATCATGTTAGGCTGGCTTTTGATTCAGGATTTAGCCGTTTTACCGATGGTCGTTATTTTACCGGCGATAGCCGGCGTCGGTAATGGTGGCTGGGGCGAGTTTGTTCTTTCAGTTATTAAGGCGATTGGTTTTTTAATAGTTACCATTCTTTTAGGAAAAAATGTCTTACCCTTTGTTATTGGCAAGATTGCGGATCTTAAATCAAGGGAGTTATTACTTTTGGCGGTAGTCGCCATTTGTTTGTTTCTGGCTTTAGCTAGCGCCGCTTTAGGTTTGTCCATTGCTTTGGGGGCTTTTCTGGCTGGGATTATTATTTCCGAGACAAGCGAACGCCACGCTATTTTTAGTCAAATTCGGCCTTTAAGAGATATTTTTGCCATTCTTTTCTTTGTTTCTTTGGGAATGTTTTTAACCCCTAAGTTTTTATTAGTCAATTTACTGCCAATTCTAGGCTTGTCTTTGGGAATTATCTTCTTTAAATTTTTAATTATTTTGATTCTCACTTTTTATCTTGGCTATCATGCCCGGACAGGTATTTTGGTGAGTTTTGGTTTGGTTCAGGTAGGCGAGTTTGCTTTTATTTTGGCCTCTTTGGGTTTGAATCGAGGTTTGATTGACAGTTACCTCTATTCCCTGATTTTGTCAGTGACTACCTTAACTCTTTTGTTAACCCCAGGTTTGATTTTCCTTGCCCCTAAATTTTATCTTCGCTTAAGAAAAATTAGCCAAAAACATTTTCCTAAACTTTATCAATATTTATTTACCCGCTATGATTCTTCGCGACCCCTGGCCGCCGGATTAGCTTTGGAAAATCATGTGGTTATCTGTGGCCATGGCCGGGTTGGCAGCTGGATTGCCCGAGCTTTAAGAATGCTAGGAATACCTTTTATTGTTATTGATTATGATCATCAGGTAATTAACGTCCTAAAGAAGGAAGGGATTCCTGCCCTTTATGGTGATCCGGCTGATATTGATGTTCTTGATTACGCTCAAGTAGATAAAGCCAAGGTGGTGATTCTGGCGATTCCCGATGAGATCACCCAAGAAATGGTGGTCACCAATTGTCAAAACCTTAATTCCAAAATTAAGATTATTTCTCGGATTCATCACGCTAGTGACCAGTCGCGCTTAAAGGCCCTAGGCGTGGCTTCAATTATTCAACCTGAGTTTGAAGCGGCGCTATCAATTATTCACCGATCCTTACATTTTTTCGGGATTGATAAAGAGGAAATTGCTAAAAAAATTAAAAGAATTAAAATTGAACACGGTGTCGAATGA
- a CDS encoding YebC/PmpR family DNA-binding transcriptional regulator → MSGHSKWSTIKHQKEATDIKRGKVFSKLAKAITLAAGEGTDPEKNFKLRLEVERAKQANMPKENIERAIAKVTGRGEGKLEEVVYEGYGPEGVAIIVEAATDNRNRTTADVKNIFERGGGSLSGSGAVDYQFKSMGLITVEKSSKTDEQILKIIDLGVEDVEEVSDALEIYVKQGKLAEIREQLSQANFKVLNAELVKQPKNEIKIINPAKANKVLKLMNSLHEHDDIQRVFANFNIPEEVLKQIDEV, encoded by the coding sequence ATGTCAGGTCACTCTAAATGGTCGACCATTAAACATCAGAAAGAAGCCACCGATATTAAAAGAGGTAAGGTTTTTTCTAAATTGGCTAAGGCGATTACGCTGGCGGCAGGTGAAGGAACTGACCCAGAAAAGAATTTTAAATTAAGGCTGGAAGTGGAAAGAGCCAAACAGGCAAATATGCCTAAAGAAAATATTGAAAGAGCGATTGCCAAGGTGACAGGAAGAGGAGAGGGTAAACTTGAAGAGGTGGTTTATGAAGGTTATGGTCCAGAGGGAGTGGCGATTATTGTTGAAGCAGCGACTGATAATCGCAACCGGACAACAGCTGATGTTAAGAACATTTTTGAGAGGGGAGGGGGGAGCTTGAGTGGTTCGGGAGCAGTTGATTATCAGTTTAAATCAATGGGTTTGATCACGGTCGAGAAGTCGAGTAAGACTGATGAACAAATTTTAAAAATTATTGATTTGGGAGTCGAGGATGTTGAAGAAGTGAGCGATGCTTTGGAGATTTATGTCAAGCAAGGTAAATTAGCTGAAATTAGAGAACAGTTAAGTCAGGCCAATTTTAAGGTTTTGAATGCTGAGTTAGTTAAACAGCCTAAAAATGAAATTAAGATTATTAATCCAGCTAAAGCCAATAAAGTGCTTAAATTAATGAACAGCCTTCACGAACATGATGATATTCAACGAGTTTTTGCTAATTTTAATATTCCCGAAGAGGTTTTAAAACAAATTGATGAAGTTTGA
- a CDS encoding tetratricopeptide repeat protein, producing MINNNLEKQAIQAANNGNWQKAIKLNQELINDNHKNIPALNRLARAYWELGKINQAQKTYRQVLTHDPYNPIASKNLQRLGKKNKKSQQKKTYLSGNLFIEEPGKTKTIKLIRLASSQVLSDLSNGQNVKLVPKKRAISVTNEENVYLGTVPDDLSIRLIKLIKGGNRYQVSVKAVDRYHLEIFVREVFRSSRFHNLPSFSPSGSNYLSYLPLKTIYQDGPETTPTGEEEEP from the coding sequence ATGATAAACAATAATCTGGAAAAACAAGCGATTCAAGCAGCCAATAATGGCAATTGGCAAAAAGCAATTAAACTTAATCAAGAATTGATTAATGATAATCATAAAAACATCCCCGCCCTAAACCGTTTAGCAAGAGCTTATTGGGAATTAGGCAAAATTAACCAAGCCCAAAAAACCTATCGTCAAGTTCTCACTCATGACCCATACAATCCAATTGCTAGCAAAAACCTTCAGCGTTTAGGTAAAAAAAACAAAAAATCACAACAGAAAAAAACCTATTTAAGCGGTAATCTCTTTATCGAAGAGCCAGGCAAAACAAAGACAATCAAATTAATCCGTTTAGCCTCAAGTCAAGTTCTTTCTGATCTAAGTAATGGCCAAAATGTGAAATTAGTCCCCAAAAAACGAGCCATCAGTGTGACTAATGAAGAAAATGTTTATCTAGGAACGGTCCCCGATGACCTCTCTATTCGCTTAATCAAACTCATCAAAGGTGGTAATCGTTATCAAGTTTCAGTTAAAGCAGTTGACCGTTATCATTTAGAAATCTTTGTCCGAGAAGTTTTTAGAAGTAGCCGTTTTCATAATTTACCCTCTTTCTCGCCCTCTGGCAGTAATTATCTCTCTTACCTTCCCCTTAAAACTATTTATCAGGATGGTCCCGAAACTACACCTACGGGTGAAGAAGAAGAACCTTAA
- the hisS gene encoding histidine--tRNA ligase: MAKNKTQTLKGFRDFLPKEMVIRQKVIDTLREVFESYGYEPLETPSLEYAETLLGKYGEEADKLIYTFKDQGKRDIGLIYDLTVPASKILALYSQEIGLPFKRYQIQRIWRAEKPQKGRYREVLQCDIDSFGLTSPLADAEIIAIIYKCLKKLNFKKFIIKINSRQVLLKLMSDLKIKTESRQLSLLRTIDKLEKIGIIKTKKELKEKGLSDQESEKLLALIKSAKPDKNLQQLFDYLKQLKVDEKFYQFDPTLVRGLDYYTGPVFETIVEEPKIGSITGGGRYDKLISNLGGPDIPATGTTIGLDRICDVIKEKNLMPELTSTSTKVLVTVFNSESLKNSTELANKLRQAKIKTELYLDPETKLDKQLKYADRKGIPYVIILGPEEIKKKIFTLRDMKAKSQEEVNLKQLLDKLS; this comes from the coding sequence ATGGCTAAAAATAAAACTCAAACCTTAAAAGGCTTTCGGGATTTTTTACCGAAAGAGATGGTTATTCGCCAAAAAGTCATTGACACCCTAAGAGAGGTGTTTGAGTCTTATGGTTACGAACCTCTGGAAACACCCTCATTAGAATATGCGGAAACCCTTCTAGGCAAATATGGCGAAGAAGCCGATAAACTTATTTATACCTTTAAAGACCAAGGCAAACGTGATATTGGCCTTATTTATGATTTAACTGTCCCCGCTTCAAAAATCCTGGCTCTCTACTCTCAAGAAATTGGTCTGCCTTTTAAACGCTATCAAATCCAAAGGATTTGGCGGGCCGAAAAGCCTCAAAAAGGCAGATACCGCGAAGTCCTTCAGTGTGATATTGACTCCTTTGGTCTGACTTCTCCCCTAGCCGACGCCGAGATTATTGCCATTATTTATAAATGTCTAAAAAAACTAAATTTCAAAAAATTTATTATCAAAATTAACAGTCGCCAGGTTCTCTTAAAATTGATGTCAGACTTAAAGATAAAAACAGAGAGTAGACAATTATCCCTCTTAAGAACGATTGATAAATTAGAAAAAATAGGGATAATTAAAACCAAAAAAGAACTTAAAGAAAAAGGTCTTTCCGATCAAGAATCAGAAAAACTTCTTGCTTTGATTAAATCAGCTAAACCGGATAAAAACCTTCAGCAACTCTTTGATTATCTAAAACAACTAAAAGTTGATGAAAAATTTTATCAATTTGATCCCACTCTGGTGAGAGGACTTGATTATTATACTGGTCCTGTTTTTGAAACTATTGTTGAAGAACCAAAAATAGGCTCAATTACTGGTGGTGGTCGCTATGACAAACTTATTTCTAATCTTGGTGGACCTGACATTCCTGCCACCGGCACCACCATTGGTCTGGATCGTATCTGTGATGTCATTAAAGAAAAAAACCTTATGCCTGAACTTACTTCTACATCTACCAAAGTCCTGGTAACCGTCTTTAATTCTGAATCATTAAAGAATTCAACTGAATTAGCCAATAAATTAAGACAGGCCAAGATTAAAACCGAACTCTATCTTGATCCGGAAACAAAACTAGATAAGCAGCTTAAATACGCTGATAGAAAAGGCATCCCTTATGTGATTATTCTTGGTCCCGAAGAAATCAAGAAAAAAATATTCACCCTTCGGGATATGAAAGCTAAATCTCAAGAAGAAGTAAATTTGAAACAGCTTCTAGATAAATTAAGCTAA
- a CDS encoding prolipoprotein diacylglyceryl transferase family protein: MLPLLFSIGPINFYTFALFLAIGFFLSSFLIWRRLRDLGIDEEEIIDLILLASLSGLIFSRIFFVIQNISLLGFEPGNWLLINKYPGLSFWGGAGGILLTVFWFSRKESLNFWQVLDEFVYGLMPFFILVQVGAFFDGSGFGKPTTMPWGIYIVGSLVKRQPLPLVVAVAFSVLWLFLMRIERHWRTWEWYKSKAYGLVALLFIFMMMLVNFLVAFWREGLLYWQWLEIGLSLILTILTAVIIYIRSGRRTFGETKEKKN, translated from the coding sequence ATGTTACCTTTACTTTTTTCTATCGGTCCAATCAATTTTTATACTTTTGCCTTATTTTTAGCAATTGGTTTCTTCTTGTCAAGTTTTTTGATTTGGCGAAGATTAAGAGATTTGGGGATCGATGAGGAGGAAATTATTGATTTGATTCTTTTAGCCTCTCTTTCTGGCCTTATCTTTTCTAGAATCTTTTTTGTCATTCAAAACATTTCTCTTTTAGGTTTTGAACCTGGCAATTGGCTTTTAATCAATAAATATCCAGGCTTGTCTTTTTGGGGAGGAGCGGGAGGAATCCTTTTGACTGTTTTTTGGTTTAGCCGGAAAGAGAGTTTAAATTTTTGGCAGGTTTTGGATGAGTTTGTTTACGGTTTAATGCCTTTTTTTATCTTGGTTCAGGTTGGGGCTTTTTTTGATGGTTCTGGGTTTGGCAAGCCAACCACCATGCCTTGGGGTATTTATATTGTTGGTAGTTTAGTAAAGAGGCAACCCCTGCCTTTGGTGGTGGCCGTTGCTTTTTCAGTTCTTTGGCTTTTCTTGATGAGGATTGAGAGACATTGGCGAACCTGGGAATGGTACAAAAGCAAGGCTTATGGTTTGGTAGCTCTTTTGTTTATTTTTATGATGATGTTAGTTAATTTTTTGGTTGCTTTTTGGCGTGAAGGTTTGTTATACTGGCAGTGGCTTGAGATTGGCTTGAGTTTAATTTTAACAATCTTAACCGCTGTTATAATTTATATTCGTTCTGGAAGGAGGACATTTGGCGAAACCAAAGAAAAGAAAAATTAG
- a CDS encoding MBL fold metallo-hydrolase, which yields MEITYLGHSSFRIKGKKNIVVTDPYGDEVGFKIPRVTADIITVSHQHHDHNNITAIKGTTKREDPFIVDGPGEYEVGDVSIFGIASYHNKSSGRKRGENTIYLISLDGLRLAHLGDLGQKLNEAQLEQLNGVDILFIPVGGTFTIDDNEAIEVISQIEPQIIIPMHYLAPGMKKDFGVKITVNDFLKAIGEEGNKTKDRLIVSKDKLLPEREIVVLKRKS from the coding sequence ATGGAAATTACTTATCTGGGTCATTCATCCTTCCGGATTAAAGGTAAAAAGAACATTGTTGTCACTGATCCCTATGGAGATGAGGTTGGTTTTAAAATACCTCGAGTGACCGCAGATATTATTACTGTTTCCCATCAGCATCATGATCATAATAATATCACGGCGATTAAGGGAACGACTAAAAGAGAAGATCCTTTTATTGTTGATGGGCCAGGAGAATACGAGGTTGGTGATGTGTCTATCTTTGGTATTGCCAGTTATCATAACAAGTCTAGTGGAAGAAAAAGAGGCGAGAATACAATTTATTTAATTAGTCTTGATGGTTTACGTTTAGCCCATCTAGGTGATTTGGGCCAGAAATTAAATGAAGCCCAATTAGAACAACTTAATGGCGTTGATATTTTGTTTATTCCGGTTGGTGGGACTTTCACTATCGATGATAATGAAGCGATTGAGGTTATTAGTCAAATCGAGCCCCAGATTATTATTCCGATGCACTATCTTGCACCAGGGATGAAAAAAGATTTTGGTGTTAAGATTACGGTTAACGACTTTCTTAAAGCGATTGGTGAAGAGGGAAACAAAACTAAGGACAGATTAATTGTTTCTAAAGATAAACTGCTTCCAGAAAGAGAAATAGTGGTTTTAAAGAGAAAATCTTAA
- the rpmE gene encoding 50S ribosomal protein L31: MKSNHPKWYPEAKVTCTCGHTFTTGSTKPEIRVEICSACHPFFTGEMRYIDTQGRVEKFQAKQKAAQTQDWKKKKKTQEEKEERPKTLKEMLQKKG; the protein is encoded by the coding sequence ATGAAATCAAATCATCCTAAATGGTATCCAGAGGCAAAAGTGACTTGTACCTGCGGTCACACTTTTACGACCGGCTCAACCAAACCGGAAATTCGGGTGGAAATTTGTTCAGCTTGTCATCCCTTTTTTACGGGTGAAATGAGATATATTGATACTCAAGGACGAGTCGAAAAATTTCAAGCTAAACAAAAAGCCGCCCAAACTCAAGATTGGAAGAAGAAAAAGAAGACCCAAGAAGAAAAAGAGGAACGCCCCAAAACCCTAAAAGAAATGCTCCAAAAGAAAGGCTAA
- a CDS encoding peptide chain release factor-like protein, with amino-acid sequence MNQDIAIIEIRGAAGGNEAKIWADDLLRMYLRFAEKQNWQIKTLGQRVLRIKGKNAYELLKKEAGVHRVQRIPTTERHGRIHTSTATVAILPEISENQIKINPQDLGWQFYRASTQGGQNVQKVSSAVRLIHKPSGIVVTCEQERFQEQNRKIALDLLRARLWEKEQAKKQNQLGDLRREAIGRGERSEKIRTYNFPQNRVTDHRLKKGFHNLEAILDGDLRKIIGGFKK; translated from the coding sequence ATGAATCAAGATATTGCCATCATTGAAATTCGCGGTGCCGCTGGTGGTAATGAGGCTAAAATTTGGGCTGATGACCTTTTACGGATGTATCTTCGCTTTGCCGAAAAACAAAACTGGCAAATTAAAACTCTAGGTCAACGAGTTTTAAGAATAAAAGGGAAAAATGCTTACGAACTCTTGAAAAAAGAGGCTGGTGTTCATCGAGTCCAAAGAATCCCAACAACAGAAAGACACGGCCGAATCCATACTTCAACCGCCACTGTGGCTATTTTGCCAGAAATTAGCGAAAACCAGATCAAAATTAATCCCCAAGATTTAGGCTGGCAATTTTACCGTGCTTCAACCCAAGGTGGCCAGAATGTCCAAAAAGTCTCCTCGGCAGTAAGATTGATCCACAAACCTTCAGGGATTGTGGTTACCTGCGAGCAAGAAAGATTTCAAGAACAAAATCGAAAAATTGCCCTGGATCTTTTAAGAGCCAGGCTTTGGGAAAAAGAACAGGCCAAGAAACAAAACCAATTAGGTGATTTGAGGAGAGAAGCGATTGGTCGAGGCGAACGTTCTGAAAAGATAAGAACCTACAATTTCCCCCAGAATCGAGTCACCGATCATCGCTTGAAAAAAGGCTTTCATAATCTCGAAGCCATCCTTGATGGAGATCTGAGAAAAATTATTGGTGGTTTTAAAAAGTAA
- the dnaB gene encoding replicative DNA helicase codes for MAEEIRIPPHSEEAEACILGSILIDKDAIVTVAEFLRPEHFYKKANGLIYEAVLHLYELREPIDIVTLKERLKKDKNLEKIGGSAYLTSLVNAVPTAAHIEQYGRMVKDDFTKRELISAASKVTESAFDEGQEATAVLDTAEQLIFALSQKHLRQVFQPIKEALAESFDRLDELHKRAGGLRGVPTGFKDIDNTLAGLQPSNLIILAARPGIGKTALALNIAQNVSVKEKLTIGFFSLEMSSEELVDRALVVQADIDAWRMKTGRLDEEDFTKLSEAMGVLAEAPLYIDDTPALSVLEMRTKARRLMAEHGLELIVVDYLQLMRSSSRRESRVQEVSEISQGLKNLARELKVPVLAVSQLSRAVEQRGSPRPQLADLRESGAIEQDADVVMFIWREDDEDVESIELEVAKHRNGPLRRMKLRFRGERIRFYGMETKREEE; via the coding sequence ATGGCTGAAGAGATCCGTATTCCACCTCACAGTGAAGAAGCTGAAGCCTGTATTTTAGGCTCTATTTTGATTGATAAAGATGCGATTGTCACAGTGGCTGAGTTTTTGCGCCCCGAACATTTTTACAAAAAAGCTAATGGCTTGATTTACGAAGCAGTTCTTCACTTATATGAGTTGAGAGAGCCAATTGACATTGTCACTCTTAAAGAACGTTTAAAAAAAGATAAGAATTTGGAAAAAATAGGTGGTTCAGCTTACCTGACTAGTTTGGTTAATGCCGTGCCAACCGCCGCCCACATTGAACAATATGGACGGATGGTTAAAGATGATTTCACTAAAAGAGAATTAATCTCCGCCGCTTCAAAGGTGACAGAATCAGCTTTTGATGAGGGCCAAGAAGCGACGGCTGTTTTGGATACAGCCGAACAGTTAATTTTTGCCTTGTCCCAAAAACATCTGCGTCAAGTTTTCCAACCGATTAAGGAAGCCTTGGCTGAATCTTTTGATCGTTTGGATGAGCTTCATAAAAGAGCTGGGGGTTTGAGAGGGGTGCCAACTGGTTTTAAAGATATTGATAACACTTTGGCTGGTTTACAGCCTTCTAACTTGATTATTCTGGCTGCCAGGCCAGGCATTGGTAAAACCGCTTTGGCTTTAAATATTGCCCAGAATGTTAGCGTTAAAGAGAAGTTAACAATCGGTTTTTTCTCTTTAGAGATGAGTAGTGAAGAATTGGTTGATCGGGCTTTGGTAGTTCAGGCGGATATTGATGCTTGGCGAATGAAAACAGGACGCTTAGATGAAGAAGATTTTACAAAATTATCAGAGGCGATGGGAGTTTTGGCTGAAGCCCCCCTTTATATTGATGACACGCCAGCTTTATCGGTTTTGGAGATGAGAACTAAGGCGAGGCGATTGATGGCCGAACATGGTTTGGAATTAATTGTTGTTGATTATCTTCAGTTAATGAGGAGTTCGAGTCGGCGGGAGAGCCGAGTCCAAGAAGTTTCGGAAATTTCTCAAGGTTTAAAAAATTTGGCTAGGGAATTAAAAGTACCGGTTTTAGCAGTTTCTCAGTTATCAAGAGCGGTTGAACAACGAGGTAGTCCACGGCCGCAATTAGCTGATTTGAGAGAATCGGGCGCCATTGAGCAGGATGCGGATGTGGTGATGTTTATTTGGCGGGAAGATGATGAAGATGTCGAGAGTATTGAATTGGAAGTCGCCAAACATCGTAATGGGCCTTTACGTCGAATGAAACTTCGTTTCCGAGGTGAAAGAATCAGGTTCTATGGGATGGAAACTAAGAGAGAAGAGGAATAG